Proteins from one Deinococcus actinosclerus genomic window:
- the lepB gene encoding signal peptidase I yields MRDPQPSPQSAPPGWRPWLLSAAAAYLLTTFGFTLARVDGDSMNPTLESGDMLVLLKYPRWLRAWGLGGPYPRRGDLLIFKAPAGSPYAFETLYGVRHRQYNVKRVLALPGDTVAIRDGRVVVNGRTLAESYASEGFVDDQPALRVPAGKVWVMGDNRRIGESLDSRVYGPVDLRDAAGPADLRLWPRPGLLPR; encoded by the coding sequence GTGCGTGACCCGCAGCCCTCTCCGCAGTCGGCCCCGCCGGGCTGGCGGCCCTGGCTGCTCAGCGCCGCCGCCGCCTACCTCCTCACCACCTTCGGATTCACGCTCGCCCGCGTGGACGGCGACTCCATGAACCCCACGCTGGAGAGCGGGGACATGCTGGTGCTCCTGAAGTACCCCCGCTGGCTGCGCGCCTGGGGCCTGGGGGGGCCCTACCCGCGCCGGGGTGACCTGCTGATCTTCAAGGCGCCCGCCGGCAGCCCGTACGCCTTTGAAACGCTGTACGGCGTGCGGCACCGCCAGTACAACGTCAAGCGCGTCCTGGCCCTGCCCGGCGACACGGTCGCCATCCGGGACGGACGGGTGGTCGTGAACGGGCGCACCCTCGCCGAGAGCTACGCCAGCGAGGGGTTCGTGGACGATCAGCCCGCCCTGCGCGTCCCGGCCGGAAAGGTCTGGGTGATGGGCGACAACCGCCGCATCGGCGAGAGCCTGGACAGCCGGGTGTACGGCCCGGTGGACCTGCGCGACGCCGCCGGGCCCGCCGACCTGCGCCTGTGGCCCCGCCCGGGCCTGCTCCCGCGCTGA
- a CDS encoding beta-galactosidase — MTNPDPATPDFLMLGTCDYPEHVPSDRWAPYARQQAELGLRFVRVAEFAWSRLEPRPGEFDWAWLDDAIAAYAAEGLRVVMCTPTPTPPAWLIRAHPEILAFDDQGRVREFGSRRHYDFASPVFREHSRRITRAVAERYGAHPAVVGWQTDNEFGCHGTSRSYGGASEAAFPGWLQARYGTLEALNEAWGNVFWSMEYTDWAQVKSPALTVTEPNPSHVLDYHRFASDLIASFQAEQVELLRELSPGRFVTHNFMIFESGFDHYDVARGLDFATWDNYPTGMLEFFAPPGVGEDLKTHYARTGHPDLVAFNHDVYRSLMLGKDGLGRDGAGTPNGFWVMEQQCGQVNWAPYNPLPAGGAVALWTAQAWAHGADVVSYFRWRAATMAQEVMHSGLLRHDETPDRGFAEVAGLDLTQFPVGPVPARVALLHDYESLWIFDQQRHAAGLSYWAQTVTYYMALRSLGVDVQITHPDVDLSGYAAVVAPAITLVPADRAARWEAAARGGVPFVFGPRTAFRTPGGAMWPDGQFGPLSGLTGARLLQYDSLRPGMTQGVTGAFGNVDASLWAESYRVTGAQTLATYAGGPLDGQSAVIRHGHATVIGAHSLDLIRGVLREVLGGAGVPLLDLPEGVRVSRRADRTLVQNWHPHAVTWGGLELGPVSSVVLGGDWTPTEGKGVQGEGVDGE; from the coding sequence ATGACCAACCCCGACCCCGCCACCCCCGACTTCCTGATGCTGGGCACCTGCGATTACCCCGAGCATGTGCCCTCCGACCGCTGGGCGCCGTACGCGCGGCAGCAGGCGGAGCTGGGCCTGCGCTTCGTGCGGGTCGCGGAGTTCGCCTGGAGCCGCCTGGAACCCCGCCCCGGCGAGTTCGACTGGGCGTGGCTGGACGACGCCATCGCCGCGTACGCCGCAGAAGGTTTGCGGGTCGTGATGTGCACGCCGACGCCCACGCCGCCCGCGTGGCTGATCCGCGCGCACCCGGAGATCCTGGCGTTCGACGACCAGGGCCGCGTGCGGGAGTTCGGGTCGCGCCGCCACTACGATTTCGCGTCCCCCGTGTTCCGCGAGCACTCGCGCCGCATCACCCGTGCGGTCGCCGAGCGGTACGGGGCGCACCCGGCGGTGGTGGGCTGGCAGACCGACAACGAGTTCGGCTGCCACGGCACCAGCCGCAGTTACGGCGGCGCGAGCGAGGCAGCGTTCCCCGGGTGGCTCCAGGCCCGTTACGGCACGCTGGAGGCGCTGAACGAGGCGTGGGGCAACGTGTTCTGGAGCATGGAGTACACCGACTGGGCGCAGGTGAAGTCCCCGGCCCTGACCGTGACCGAACCGAACCCGTCGCACGTGCTGGACTACCACCGTTTCGCGTCGGACCTGATCGCGTCGTTCCAGGCCGAGCAGGTGGAGCTCCTGCGCGAGCTGTCGCCGGGGCGGTTCGTGACGCACAACTTCATGATCTTCGAGTCGGGCTTCGACCATTACGACGTGGCGCGCGGCCTGGACTTCGCCACCTGGGACAACTACCCGACCGGGATGCTGGAATTCTTCGCGCCGCCCGGCGTGGGCGAAGACCTGAAAACCCACTACGCCCGCACCGGGCACCCGGACCTCGTGGCGTTCAACCATGACGTGTACCGCAGCCTGATGCTCGGCAAGGACGGGCTGGGCCGCGACGGGGCGGGCACCCCGAACGGCTTCTGGGTCATGGAGCAGCAGTGCGGGCAGGTGAACTGGGCGCCATACAACCCGCTGCCCGCTGGCGGCGCTGTGGCGCTGTGGACGGCGCAGGCGTGGGCGCACGGCGCGGACGTCGTGAGTTACTTCCGCTGGCGGGCCGCGACGATGGCGCAGGAGGTCATGCACTCCGGGCTGCTGCGCCACGACGAGACGCCCGACCGGGGCTTCGCGGAGGTCGCCGGGCTGGACCTCACGCAGTTCCCGGTGGGGCCGGTCCCGGCGCGCGTGGCGCTGCTGCACGACTACGAGAGCCTGTGGATCTTCGATCAGCAGCGGCACGCGGCGGGCCTGAGCTACTGGGCGCAGACGGTCACGTACTACATGGCGCTGCGCTCGCTGGGCGTGGACGTGCAGATCACCCACCCGGACGTGGATCTCAGCGGCTACGCGGCGGTGGTCGCCCCGGCGATCACGCTGGTCCCCGCTGACCGGGCGGCGCGCTGGGAGGCGGCGGCGCGGGGCGGCGTGCCGTTCGTGTTCGGGCCGCGCACGGCGTTCCGCACGCCGGGCGGCGCGATGTGGCCGGATGGGCAGTTCGGCCCGCTGTCGGGCCTGACGGGCGCGCGCCTCTTGCAGTACGACAGCCTGCGCCCCGGCATGACCCAGGGCGTGACCGGCGCGTTCGGGAACGTGGACGCGAGCCTGTGGGCCGAGAGTTACCGCGTGACCGGCGCGCAGACCCTCGCCACGTACGCGGGCGGGCCGCTGGACGGGCAGAGCGCCGTGATCCGCCACGGGCACGCGACCGTGATCGGCGCGCACAGCCTGGACCTGATCCGTGGGGTGCTGCGCGAGGTGCTGGGCGGCGCGGGTGTGCCGCTGCTGGACCTGCCGGAGGGGGTGCGCGTGTCGCGCCGCGCGGACCGGACGCTGGTGCAGAACTGGCATCCGCATGCGGTGACGTGGGGCGGGCTGGAACTGGGGCCGGTGAGTTCAGTGGTGCTGGGCGGCGACTGGACGCCCACGGAGGGGAAAGGAGTGCAGGGTGAAGGAGTCGACGGTGAATAG
- the pckA gene encoding phosphoenolpyruvate carboxykinase (ATP): MSLTATNPLADLGIKTATIHLNPGVDALYADAIRLGEGVQAACGPLTVRTNKTGRSPKDRFIVEDDLTRDQVWWGGFNTPISPVVFDRLLDKMTRYAEGKELFVQQVYAGTDPRYRIGCRMVTEMAYHSLFIHNMFVRPTPEELADFHEDWTVLNIPSFRADPAVDGVRSDTFIIVNFTRKMIIAGGTQYAGENKKGIFGVLNYLLPEAGVMPMHCSANVGEGGDVALFFGLSGTGKTTLSADPSRKLIGDDEHGWTDSGVFNFEGGCYAKVINLNAEAEPAIHRTTRTYGTVLENVVLDAQGEPDLNDGSLTENTRSAYPIDQIDNVQPGSIAGHPKNVVFLTADAYGVLPPISRLSAEQTMYQFISGFTAKIPGTEDGVTEPSPTFSTCFGAPFMPRHPGEYARLLAQKVQESGARVWLVNTGWSGGMYGQGKRMSIAHTRAMINAALSGALDDVTFEKEPFFDLEIPTQVPGVPAGVLNPRDAWADKAAYDQTARKLARMFRENFKRFEDGVDAAVTNSMPNSDAN, encoded by the coding sequence ATGAGCCTGACCGCGACCAACCCGCTGGCCGACCTCGGCATCAAGACCGCCACCATCCACCTCAACCCCGGCGTGGACGCCCTGTACGCCGACGCCATCCGGCTCGGCGAGGGCGTGCAGGCCGCCTGCGGCCCCCTCACCGTCCGCACCAACAAGACCGGCCGCAGCCCCAAGGACCGCTTCATCGTGGAAGACGACCTGACCCGCGATCAGGTGTGGTGGGGCGGCTTCAACACCCCGATCAGCCCGGTCGTGTTCGACCGCCTGCTCGACAAGATGACCCGCTACGCCGAGGGGAAGGAACTGTTCGTGCAGCAGGTGTACGCCGGCACCGACCCCCGCTACCGCATCGGCTGCCGCATGGTCACCGAGATGGCCTACCACTCGCTGTTCATCCACAACATGTTCGTCCGCCCCACGCCCGAGGAACTCGCGGACTTCCACGAGGACTGGACGGTGCTGAACATCCCGTCCTTCAGGGCGGACCCCGCCGTGGACGGCGTGCGCAGCGACACGTTCATCATCGTGAACTTCACGCGGAAGATGATCATCGCGGGCGGCACCCAGTACGCCGGTGAGAACAAGAAGGGCATCTTCGGCGTGCTGAACTACCTGCTGCCCGAAGCGGGCGTCATGCCCATGCACTGCTCCGCGAACGTCGGCGAGGGCGGCGACGTGGCGCTGTTCTTCGGGCTGAGCGGCACCGGCAAGACCACCCTGAGCGCCGACCCCAGCCGCAAACTGATCGGCGACGACGAGCACGGCTGGACCGACAGCGGCGTGTTCAACTTCGAGGGCGGCTGCTACGCCAAGGTCATCAACCTGAACGCCGAGGCCGAACCCGCCATCCACCGCACCACCCGCACCTACGGCACCGTGCTGGAGAACGTGGTGCTGGACGCGCAGGGCGAGCCCGACCTGAACGACGGCTCGCTGACCGAGAACACCCGCAGCGCCTACCCCATCGACCAGATCGACAACGTGCAGCCCGGGTCCATCGCGGGCCACCCGAAGAACGTGGTGTTCCTGACCGCCGACGCGTACGGCGTGCTGCCGCCCATCAGCCGCCTGAGCGCCGAACAGACCATGTACCAGTTCATCAGCGGCTTCACCGCCAAGATCCCCGGCACGGAAGACGGCGTGACCGAACCCAGCCCCACCTTCAGCACCTGCTTCGGCGCGCCCTTCATGCCCCGCCACCCGGGCGAGTACGCCCGCCTGCTGGCGCAGAAGGTGCAGGAGAGCGGCGCGCGCGTGTGGCTGGTGAACACCGGCTGGAGCGGCGGCATGTACGGTCAGGGCAAGCGCATGAGCATCGCCCACACCCGCGCCATGATCAACGCGGCGCTGTCCGGCGCGCTGGACGACGTGACGTTCGAGAAGGAACCCTTCTTCGACCTGGAAATCCCCACCCAGGTGCCCGGCGTGCCCGCCGGCGTCCTGAACCCGCGCGACGCCTGGGCGGACAAGGCCGCCTACGACCAGACGGCCCGCAAACTGGCCCGCATGTTCCGCGAGAACTTCAAACGCTTCGAGGACGGCGTGGACGCGGCCGTCACGAACAGCATGCCCAACTCCGACGCGAACTGA
- the galK gene encoding galactokinase, with product MTPTSYEQVFGAAPQATALAPGRVNLLGEHTDYQGGFVLPTAIPQQAAVSLGRNGTQEHVLYSANLDQTIRVPVGEVGPGFAPYLTGCFALSGVQEGLNAFVTSDVPSGGLSSSAALEVATLRALRDLLPLELDDVALALRGVQVEHEFVGVMCGVMDQMASSLANTRTMLLIDTRSLDRHAIPFPAGAEVLVLDSGVPRRLAESGYNERRAQVEEAARLLGAPQLRDVTDPAALETLPPVLRERARHVVTENARVLAALEPGVDAARFGQLMNGSHASLRDDYAVSHERVDELVALLQAHPDVYGARMTGAGFGGAVVALVRQGHATAAAQAVLAGYSERGSQVVP from the coding sequence GTGACCCCCACGAGTTACGAACAGGTCTTCGGCGCCGCGCCGCAGGCGACCGCCCTGGCCCCGGGCCGCGTGAACCTCCTCGGTGAACACACCGACTACCAGGGGGGCTTCGTGCTGCCCACCGCCATCCCGCAGCAGGCGGCCGTCTCGCTGGGCCGCAACGGCACGCAGGAGCACGTCCTGTACTCCGCGAACCTGGATCAGACCATCCGTGTGCCCGTGGGCGAGGTCGGCCCCGGTTTCGCGCCGTACCTGACTGGCTGCTTCGCCCTGAGCGGCGTGCAGGAGGGCCTGAACGCCTTCGTGACCAGTGACGTGCCCAGCGGCGGCCTGAGCAGCAGCGCCGCGCTGGAGGTCGCCACGCTGCGCGCCCTGCGGGACCTGCTGCCCCTGGAGCTGGACGACGTGGCCCTCGCGCTGCGCGGCGTGCAGGTCGAGCACGAGTTCGTGGGCGTCATGTGCGGCGTGATGGACCAGATGGCGAGCTCCCTGGCGAACACCCGCACCATGCTCCTGATCGACACCCGCAGCCTGGACCGCCACGCCATCCCCTTCCCCGCCGGGGCGGAGGTGCTGGTGCTCGATTCCGGCGTGCCGCGCCGCCTCGCGGAGAGCGGGTACAACGAACGCCGCGCGCAGGTCGAGGAGGCCGCCCGCCTGCTCGGTGCGCCGCAGCTGCGCGACGTGACCGACCCCGCCGCCCTCGAGACGCTGCCGCCCGTCCTGCGGGAGCGCGCCCGGCACGTCGTCACCGAGAACGCCCGCGTGCTGGCCGCGCTGGAACCCGGTGTGGACGCCGCCCGCTTCGGGCAGCTCATGAATGGCAGCCACGCCAGTCTCCGGGACGACTACGCCGTCAGCCACGAACGGGTGGACGAACTCGTCGCGCTCCTCCAGGCGCACCCGGACGTGTACGGCGCCCGCATGACCGGCGCGGGCTTCGGCGGGGCGGTCGTCGCGCTCGTCCGCCAGGGGCACGCCACCGCCGCCGCGCAGGCGGTCCTGGCGGGGTACAGCGAGCGGGGCTCCCAGGTCGTCCCGTAA
- a CDS encoding FKBP-type peptidyl-prolyl cis-trans isomerase has translation MTADGKTEGLKIDKYHEGTGAQAQAGKMVRVHYTGTLENGQKFDSSRDRGEPIEFPLGVGYVIQGWDQGIAQLRVGDKARLTIPSHLGYGSAGVPGVIPGGATLIFDVELMDVR, from the coding sequence ATGACCGCTGACGGGAAGACGGAAGGACTGAAGATCGACAAGTACCACGAGGGCACGGGCGCGCAGGCGCAGGCGGGCAAGATGGTGCGCGTGCATTACACCGGCACGCTGGAAAACGGGCAGAAGTTCGACAGCAGCCGCGACCGCGGCGAGCCGATCGAGTTCCCGCTGGGCGTCGGGTACGTCATCCAGGGCTGGGACCAGGGCATCGCGCAGCTGCGCGTGGGCGACAAGGCCAGACTCACCATCCCCTCGCACCTGGGGTACGGCTCGGCGGGCGTGCCCGGTGTGATTCCCGGTGGCGCGACCCTGATCTTCGACGTGGAGCTGATGGACGTCCGCTGA
- a CDS encoding alginate biosynthesis protein AlgP, with protein MTNEANGGVSKRSLLMLGALAALATNRDARRALVDGTRNAWTGTQDTLSGTVKPALLTAASQASHLAQDAARTGVQTVAHTASTLKEEAAPRASALLEGVLSAASGLAGQAQEVATRAAHAGGEQARVLGHEASKLAADAGQTLQSQAARGVQRAEKATRPARRAAALTLSDAQGAASGLLSNVQDQVSSTLRDVVDGAEARRRRVERTLRQARRDAERELRSGKKQLSSGQLERAVSRKLAPLEKQLGRELKVIEKQVRRARKDDRSSGGGAAATLVLLGTGAVVLARVPAARQAILSAVEKVSPEAAQGLHQAGRNARNLIGTMWLERIEEPQATPAPGAAKATQAATTGAAAAGAVAPDAPAAAKTAAQDSAAKPEGQAKQTN; from the coding sequence ATGACGAATGAAGCCAATGGCGGCGTGAGCAAACGCAGCCTGCTGATGCTGGGCGCCCTGGCGGCCCTGGCCACCAACCGCGACGCCCGCCGCGCCCTGGTGGACGGCACCCGCAACGCCTGGACCGGCACCCAGGACACCCTGAGCGGCACCGTGAAGCCCGCCCTGCTGACCGCCGCCTCCCAGGCGAGCCACCTGGCCCAGGACGCGGCGCGCACCGGCGTGCAGACAGTGGCCCACACGGCCTCGACCCTGAAGGAGGAGGCGGCGCCGCGCGCCAGTGCCCTTCTTGAGGGCGTACTGAGTGCCGCCAGTGGACTGGCCGGTCAGGCCCAGGAGGTCGCCACCCGCGCCGCCCACGCCGGGGGCGAGCAGGCGCGCGTGCTCGGTCATGAGGCCTCAAAGCTGGCCGCCGATGCCGGGCAGACCCTGCAGTCGCAGGCGGCGCGTGGCGTCCAGCGGGCCGAGAAGGCCACCCGGCCGGCCCGCCGCGCGGCGGCGCTGACCCTGTCCGACGCGCAGGGCGCCGCCTCTGGGCTGCTTTCCAACGTGCAGGATCAGGTCAGCAGCACCCTGCGTGACGTGGTGGACGGCGCCGAGGCGCGCCGCCGCCGCGTGGAGCGCACCCTGCGCCAGGCCCGCCGCGACGCCGAGCGTGAGCTGCGCAGCGGCAAGAAACAGCTCAGCAGCGGGCAGCTGGAACGCGCCGTGAGCCGCAAGCTGGCGCCGCTGGAAAAGCAGCTCGGCCGTGAACTGAAGGTCATCGAGAAGCAGGTGCGCCGCGCCCGCAAGGACGACCGCAGCAGTGGCGGTGGCGCGGCCGCGACCCTGGTGCTGCTGGGGACCGGCGCGGTGGTGCTGGCCCGCGTGCCCGCCGCGCGTCAGGCGATCCTGTCCGCCGTGGAGAAGGTCAGCCCCGAGGCCGCGCAGGGCCTGCATCAGGCGGGGCGCAACGCCCGCAATCTGATCGGCACGATGTGGCTCGAACGCATCGAGGAGCCGCAGGCGACGCCTGCCCCAGGCGCGGCGAAGGCCACGCAGGCCGCGACGACGGGTGCGGCGGCAGCGGGCGCGGTGGCGCCGGACGCTCCGGCAGCCGCCAAGACGGCGGCGCAGGACAGTGCGGCGAAGCCCGAGGGTCAGGCCAAGCAGACGAACTGA
- a CDS encoding GNAT family N-acetyltransferase — protein MTQPGPSLTTSLDGLTPEQLRGFFVDWPNPPTPDTFLRLLRGSYRVVLALHDGQVVGFVQAISDGVLTAYIPLLEVLPEWQGRGVGRALMTRLRDELRHLYAVDLGCDDDLVPFYERLGMRRGNLMFTRSYERQNGSLPE, from the coding sequence GTGACTCAACCCGGCCCTTCCCTCACGACGTCCCTGGACGGCCTCACGCCTGAGCAGTTGCGTGGCTTCTTCGTGGACTGGCCCAACCCGCCCACGCCCGACACGTTCCTGCGGCTGCTGCGCGGATCGTACCGGGTCGTGCTGGCCCTGCATGACGGGCAGGTCGTCGGCTTCGTGCAGGCGATCAGCGACGGGGTGCTCACCGCGTACATTCCACTGCTGGAGGTGCTGCCCGAATGGCAGGGCCGGGGCGTGGGCCGCGCCCTGATGACCCGCCTGCGGGACGAACTGCGGCACCTGTACGCCGTGGACCTGGGCTGCGACGACGACCTCGTCCCGTTCTACGAGCGGCTGGGGATGCGGCGCGGCAACCTGATGTTCACCCGGTCCTACGAGCGGCAGAACGGCTCTCTGCCGGAGTGA
- a CDS encoding glycoside hydrolase family 36 protein: MKESTVNRWTVNEAPQGLRVLISGFQSWSEAELRPLTDVQPCPGQGWRVEQGHDPGFPPSGEPGVWRSHTVLALVRADGSGWVGSVGDATRTFAQWETRTGTADVTVTCTLEGPEVPVTWEETGDVIATLEARAAELGAAMGARTPAPLRVWCSWYSYYREVTLDAMLENARLAREHGLDFDVFQLDDGFQTFLGDWDDPSSHFGGHARELPARLAELGFTAGLWLAPFLVQPQSRLFRDHPEWLLRGEDGAPLAFGNNWGGPYHALDTTHPGALAWIRELGRTVRGWGYTYLKIDFLYGATQPGVRHDPAVGRAEAYRMGLQAFRDGVGEDAFILACGAPLAQSIGLVDAMRTGPDVAPLWDEESRRVWLGDATGPSARNALHTALSRWYQHAWYQPDPDVAICRRELSLLSATERDAIAGMLDVIGGLRASSDPVSLLDEEGLALLRRCLTVSTPDRPATLAASHGDAVTHFTRGTFNLTDRAQDGLPAHGYRPRTGKEQP, encoded by the coding sequence GTGAAGGAGTCGACGGTGAATAGGTGGACGGTGAACGAGGCCCCGCAGGGCCTGCGGGTGTTGATCAGTGGCTTCCAGTCGTGGAGCGAGGCGGAGCTGCGCCCGCTGACGGACGTTCAACCCTGCCCGGGGCAGGGCTGGCGGGTGGAGCAGGGGCACGATCCGGGTTTCCCACCCAGCGGCGAGCCCGGGGTGTGGCGCAGCCATACCGTGCTGGCGCTGGTCCGCGCGGACGGCAGCGGCTGGGTCGGCAGTGTGGGGGACGCCACGCGCACCTTCGCGCAGTGGGAGACCCGCACCGGCACCGCTGACGTGACCGTGACCTGCACCCTGGAAGGCCCCGAGGTCCCGGTCACCTGGGAGGAGACCGGGGACGTGATCGCCACGCTGGAGGCCCGCGCCGCCGAGCTGGGCGCAGCGATGGGCGCGCGGACGCCCGCCCCGCTGCGGGTGTGGTGCTCGTGGTACTCGTACTACCGCGAGGTGACGCTGGACGCCATGCTGGAGAACGCCCGGCTGGCCCGCGAGCATGGGCTGGACTTCGACGTGTTCCAGCTCGACGACGGTTTCCAGACGTTCCTTGGCGACTGGGACGACCCCAGCAGCCACTTCGGCGGGCACGCCCGCGAGCTGCCCGCGCGCCTCGCGGAGCTGGGCTTCACGGCGGGCCTGTGGCTGGCGCCCTTCCTGGTACAGCCGCAGAGCCGCCTGTTCCGCGACCACCCCGAGTGGCTGCTGCGCGGCGAGGACGGCGCGCCCCTGGCCTTCGGGAACAACTGGGGCGGCCCGTACCACGCGCTCGACACCACCCACCCCGGCGCGCTGGCGTGGATCCGCGAGCTGGGCCGCACGGTGCGCGGCTGGGGGTACACGTACCTGAAGATCGACTTCCTGTACGGCGCGACGCAGCCCGGCGTGCGTCACGACCCTGCGGTCGGGCGGGCCGAGGCGTACCGCATGGGCCTCCAGGCGTTCCGGGACGGCGTGGGCGAGGACGCCTTCATCCTGGCGTGCGGCGCGCCGCTGGCACAGAGCATCGGGCTGGTGGACGCCATGCGCACCGGCCCCGACGTGGCGCCGCTGTGGGACGAGGAGTCCCGCCGCGTGTGGCTGGGGGACGCGACCGGTCCCAGCGCCCGCAACGCTCTGCACACCGCGCTGAGCCGCTGGTACCAGCACGCGTGGTACCAGCCGGACCCGGACGTGGCGATCTGCCGCCGCGAACTGAGCCTCCTCAGCGCCACCGAGCGGGACGCCATCGCGGGCATGCTGGACGTCATCGGGGGCCTGCGGGCCAGCAGCGACCCGGTCAGCCTGCTGGACGAGGAGGGGCTGGCCCTGCTGCGCCGCTGCCTGACGGTCAGTACCCCGGACCGCCCGGCGACGCTCGCGGCGTCACACGGGGACGCGGTGACGCACTTCACGCGCGGTACCTTCAACCTGACCGACCGCGCGCAGGACGGCCTTCCCGCGCACGGGTACCGGCCCCGCACCGGGAAGGAGCAGCCATGA
- the galT gene encoding galactose-1-phosphate uridylyltransferase, translating to MTTDLSSTPLPGDALAASGYHTADFEKPDGRSLTLYGLGPIRVDSEIPSPSPDPVDARPLMRWHPVRGEWVMYAAHRMGRTFLPPPEYNPLAPTRDPEHPTELPRGEYDIAVFDNRFPSLTLSAPDPEPGPAGTRAGVGKCEVVVFSQSVQGRLCDLTDEQISLLLAVWADRTTRLAETGQINAVLPFENRGVEVGVTLHHPHGQIYAYDHVPPVAARAAAQMDAYVAEHGRPWLEDFIQEERAAEDRIVRDDGAALSVVPPFARYTFETWVLPTRPVSLLSDLTDAERHSMARVLRDALRRLDGLFGVRMPYLLTVHQAPLDTPRPAFPLHIEIYPYLRAPGRLKFLAGTEQGAGEFANDKFPEVAAAELRAVPDTAGDGL from the coding sequence ATGACCACCGACCTCTCCTCCACCCCCCTGCCCGGCGACGCCCTGGCGGCCAGCGGGTACCACACCGCCGACTTCGAGAAGCCCGACGGGCGCAGCCTCACCCTGTACGGCCTGGGGCCCATCCGCGTGGACAGCGAGATTCCCAGCCCCAGCCCCGACCCCGTGGACGCCCGGCCCCTCATGCGCTGGCATCCGGTGCGGGGCGAGTGGGTCATGTACGCCGCGCACCGCATGGGCCGCACGTTCCTGCCCCCGCCGGAGTACAACCCGCTGGCGCCCACCCGCGACCCCGAGCACCCCACCGAACTGCCGCGCGGCGAGTACGACATCGCGGTGTTCGACAACCGCTTCCCCAGCCTGACCCTCTCGGCCCCCGACCCGGAGCCCGGCCCGGCCGGGACACGCGCTGGCGTCGGCAAGTGCGAGGTCGTGGTGTTCAGCCAGAGTGTCCAGGGCCGCCTGTGCGACCTGACGGACGAGCAGATCAGCCTGCTGCTGGCCGTCTGGGCGGACCGCACCACCCGCCTCGCGGAGACCGGGCAGATCAACGCGGTGCTGCCCTTCGAGAACCGGGGCGTGGAGGTCGGCGTGACCCTGCACCACCCCCACGGGCAGATCTACGCCTACGATCACGTCCCGCCGGTCGCCGCGCGGGCCGCCGCGCAGATGGACGCGTACGTCGCCGAGCACGGCCGCCCCTGGCTGGAGGACTTCATCCAGGAGGAACGCGCCGCTGAAGACCGCATCGTCCGCGACGACGGCGCGGCGCTAAGTGTCGTGCCGCCGTTTGCGCGCTACACCTTCGAGACGTGGGTGCTGCCCACCCGGCCCGTCAGCCTCCTGAGCGACCTGACCGACGCCGAGCGGCACAGCATGGCGCGGGTGCTGCGCGACGCGCTGCGCCGCCTGGACGGCCTGTTCGGCGTGCGGATGCCGTACCTGCTGACCGTGCATCAGGCGCCGCTGGACACGCCCCGCCCGGCGTTCCCGCTGCACATCGAGATCTACCCGTACCTGCGCGCCCCGGGCCGCCTGAAGTTCCTGGCGGGCACCGAGCAGGGCGCCGGGGAATTCGCGAACGACAAGTTCCCGGAGGTCGCCGCCGCCGAGCTGCGCGCCGTGCCGGACACCGCAGGAGACGGACTGTGA
- a CDS encoding DeoR/GlpR family DNA-binding transcription regulator — protein MIEGRRSEIVALVRQHGELSVTELSGLLGVSEVTVRSDLNALAQAGHVRRTRGRVSLPLDLRREAPLETSMREFAAAKRRIGQAAAALVRSGDTVFLDVGSTTSEVARALSPSLQDVTVVTNGLNIALLLERLPGVRVIVTGGTLRPLQHSLVSPYALDVLRHIHADRLFLGCNGVHAASGVTNANHEEAEVKRLMAEQAREVVVVADHRKLGVVSRAFITPLERVTTLITDRAATAPPPDVLALVKDVRAV, from the coding sequence ATGATCGAGGGCCGACGCAGCGAGATCGTCGCGCTGGTCCGCCAGCACGGCGAGCTGAGCGTCACGGAACTCTCCGGGCTGCTGGGCGTCTCGGAGGTCACGGTGCGCAGCGACCTGAACGCCCTGGCGCAGGCCGGGCACGTGCGGCGCACGCGCGGGCGGGTCAGCCTGCCCCTGGACCTGCGGCGCGAGGCCCCGCTGGAGACCAGCATGCGCGAGTTCGCAGCGGCCAAGCGGCGCATCGGGCAGGCGGCGGCCGCCCTGGTCCGCAGTGGCGACACCGTGTTCCTGGACGTGGGCAGCACCACCTCCGAGGTGGCGCGGGCGCTGTCCCCGTCCCTGCAGGACGTGACGGTCGTGACGAACGGCCTGAACATCGCCCTGCTGCTCGAGCGTCTGCCCGGCGTGCGGGTCATCGTGACCGGCGGGACGCTGCGGCCCCTCCAGCACTCGCTGGTCAGTCCGTACGCGCTGGACGTGCTGCGCCACATTCACGCCGACCGCCTGTTCCTGGGCTGCAACGGCGTGCACGCCGCGTCGGGCGTGACGAACGCGAACCACGAGGAGGCCGAGGTCAAGCGCCTGATGGCCGAGCAGGCGCGCGAGGTGGTGGTCGTGGCTGATCACCGCAAGCTGGGCGTGGTCAGCCGGGCCTTCATCACGCCGCTGGAGCGCGTCACGACCCTGATCACCGACCGCGCCGCGACCGCTCCCCCGCCGGACGTCCTGGCACTCGTGAAGGACGTGCGCGCCGTGTAG